Within Coregonus clupeaformis isolate EN_2021a chromosome 20, ASM2061545v1, whole genome shotgun sequence, the genomic segment ggaagaaccttttggagtgaaagaggaggaggcgACTGAAGATCTGATTGACACCAGTAAGTACTATCTTAAAAACAGGGGCACGAACTCTGTTTGCAGTTGTTGAACCAAAGTGTGGTTTTTAAGGGGCATTCTACTGAAGCTCTACACTTGTTCTGTAGGAATTGGGTCGTTCCATatgatttcaatcactttctgactgcgccccttttgatttgaacgaaaccctacatacagtacattcggaaagtattcagaccgcttgacttttcccacattttgttaatttacagccttattatgaaatggattacattgtccccccctcaatctatacacaataccccataatgacaaagcaaaaacaggtttagacatttttgcaaaaaaacaactgaaatatctcatttacataggtattcagaccctttactcaatactttgttgaagcacctttggcgattacagcctcgagtcttcttgggtatgacgctacaagcttggcacacctgtatttggggagtttctcccattcttctctgcagatcctctcaagctctgtcagtttggatggggagcgtcactgcacagctattgtcaggtctctccagagatgttggatcgggttcaactccgggctctggctgggccactcaaggacattcagagacttgtcccgatgccactcctgcgttgtcttggctgtgttcttagggtcgttgtcctgttggaagatgaacctttgccccagtctgaggtcctgagcgctctagagcaggttttcatcaaggatctctctgtactttgctccgttcatctttccctcgatcctgactagtctcccagtccctgcagctgaaaaacatccccacagcatgatgctgccaccaccatgcttcactgtagggatggtgccaggtttaatggtgcaaagctgtcatcaaggcaaaaagtggctttttgaagaatctcttatttttttatttgtttaacaattttttggttactacatgattccatatgtgttatttcatagttttgatgtcttcactattattctacaatgtagaaaatagtaaaaataaagaaactcttgaatgagtaggtgtgtctaaacttttgactggtactgtatgtaaataataaaataaaaatataaatgtgcaaacatttctaaaaacctgttttcgctttgtcattatggggtattgtgtgtagattgatgaggatttgtatttatttaatccattttagaataaggctgtaacgtaacaaaatgtggaaaaagtcaaggggtctgaatactttccgaatgcactgtacatgtttgCCGACTATATCAGACTCAACTTTTTTATCTAtttcagtgatgaagacatggatgtctcacgGTAGGGTGGGGTACACAAAGTGAGTCAACTTTGAGAAcctctcctgaatgttttggcattaaGTTCCAAAAAGACATTTTCTGACCACTTTCACCATGGGCAAACGTGTTTGGAATGTTTCATTCAAATCTAAAGGGGTGCAGTcagaaagtgattgaattcatatGGAACGATCCAATTGTTTAATCTAGTAGCCTACCAAATAACAAAAATGTATACTTAAAATGTTTCCTGTACTGACTTggctatttatccattaggtctaataaatgtatcctatactagtctatttatccattaggtctaataaatgtatcctatactgactagtctatttatccattaggtctaataaatgtatcctatactgactagtctatttatccattaggtctaataaatgtatcctatactgactagtctatttatccattaggtctaataaatgcaTAACAACACTAAGTTTAAGTTTTCTATACTGACTTGGCTACCCGTAAAACTTAAATTAAACGCTGAGTCTCAAATACCCGCCTGTCCCTTTTATTAATAGCCGGGCAACTGCACACATGAAATGAAATGTTGAGAAGGCCCGCCTACTCAACCAATCGGATGAGGGAGTATGCCGTCTTACGGTTTGTGGGAAGCGACCAATCAAATGAGGGAGTGTGGTGACTCATATTCCGACCTGCTTGCAGGGGCAGATGTGAGACATGCATTTCTTTTATCTGGTTGTTTATTAAATATAGTATAACCAACCATTTTAAATGCAAAGTGTTAATCAGATGTCTTATTCAAACTCAGTTTacaagctaaccctaaccctaacccttgttTTTAAAATGGCCTGTAGACAAACAAATTGACACATCTTGAttttagttttttatattttttaattcACAAGTAAAACAGTTAAATAGAAATGTTcactgaaatatatatttttttaaattggcTGATTTTTGGCTGATTTTAAGATTAACTTCAGCCCTGTTACATACtatagttatttatttatttaacttaaCATAGCCTTGCAGTCCACCTTTTTGGTATTTTGTACCAGTTTCTGTCTCTGTACAAAGGTCTTCAAGCTATGGAAGATTACaaaatatttaataataataattgattggaCTTATATGGCACTTTTCTAGACCCCCCAAAGCTCTTTACAGTGTAagggaaactcaccaccctaaccccactctatacaggggaaactcaccaccctaaccccactctatacaggggaaactcaccaccctaaccccgctctatacaggggaaactcaccaccctaaccccactctatacaggggaaactcaccaccctaaccccactctatacaggggaaacttaccaccctaaccccactctatacaggggaaactcaccaccctaaccccactctatacaggggaaactcaccaccctaaccccactctatacagggggaactcaccaccctaaccccactctatacaggggaaactcaccaccttaaccccactctatacaggggaaactcaccaccttaaccccactctatacaggggaaactcaccaccttaaccccactctatacaggggaaactcaccaccctaactccactctatacaggggaaactcaccaccctaaccccactctatacaggggaaactcaccaccctaacatttacattacattttacattttagtcatttagcagacgctcttatccagagcgacttacaggagcaattagggttaagtgccttgctcaagggcacatttacgtcatttagcagacgctcttatccagagcgacttacaaattggtgcaatcaccctatagccagtgggataaccactttacactattttttattttattttattattttttttgggggggtagaaggattactttatcctatcccaggtgttccttaaagaggtggggtttcaaatgtctccggaaggtggtgagtgactccgctgtcctggcgtcgtgagggagcttgttccaccattggggtgccagagcagcgaacagttttgactgggctgagcgggaactatgcttccgcagaggaaggggagccagcaggccagaggtggatgaacgcaatgccctcgtttgggtgtagggactgatcagagcccgaaggtacggaggtgccgttcccctcactgctccataggcaagcaccatggtcttgtaacggatgcgagcttcaactggaagccagtggagtgtgcggaggaggggggtgacgtgagagaacttgggaaggttgaacaccagacgggctgcggcattctggatgagttgtaggggtttaatggcacaggcagggaggccagccaacagcgagttgcagtaatccagacgggagatgacaagtgcctatacactctatacaggggaaactcaccaccctaaccccactctatacaggggaaactcaccaccctaaccccacttaCATATTCTTTATTTGCATATATTTGATTTGCTCCACCCCCCTCTTCAGAGGACGAAAGGAACTTTGTTGTACTTTTTCGTTTTGTTACAGATTTTGTTACATACATTATTCATACCCTTTACATACATGCTACTTTTATACAcagagttacagtgccttcagaaagtattcacaccccttgaccttttccacgttttgatgtgttacagcctgaatttaaaatggattcaaaatatattttttttgtcactggcctacacacaataccccataatgtcaaagtggaattatgtttttcgacatgttaacaaattaataaaataaatgaaaagctgaaatgtcttcagtcaagtattcaacccctttgttatggcaagccgaaataagttcaggagtaaaaatgtgcttaacaagtcacaaattgcatagtgttttaacatgatttttgaatgactacctcatctctgtaccccacacatacaattatctgtaaggtccctcagtcgagcagtgaatttcaaacagactcaacaacaaagaccagggaggtttccaaatcgatcccgctccagagtacaggccttggtgtaacgctcattccttcgacgataaacgtgaatccaaccatcaccccggtgagacaaaaccgtgactcgtcagtgaagagcactttttgccagtcctgtctggtccagcgatggtgggtttgtgcccataggcgaagTTGTTGCCGGTGAAGTcgggtgaggacctgccttacaacaggcctacaagccctcagtccagcctctctcagcctattgtggacagtctgagcactgatggagggattgtgcgttcctggtgtaactcgggcagttgttgttgccatcctgtacctgtcccgcagatgtgatgttcggatgtaccgatcctgtgcaggtgttgttacacgtggtctgccactgcgaggacgatcagctgtccgtcctgtctccctgtagcgctgtcttaggcgtctcacagtacggacattgcaatttattgccctggccacatctgcagtcctcatgcctccttgcagcatgcctaaggcacgttcacgcagatgagcaggaaccctgggcatctttcttttggtgtttttcagagtcagtagaaaggcctctttagtgtcctaagttttcataactgtgaccttaattgcctactgtcagtaagctgttagtgtcttaatgaccgttccacaggtgcatgttcattaattgtttatggttcattgaacaagcatgggaaacagtgtttaaaccctttacaatgaagatctgtgaagttatttggatttttacgaattatctttgaaagacagggtcctgaaaaagagaCGTTTCTTTTGGCGTTTAGTTGGAGGTATCTGAAGGCCTCTCTGTTGTCTAGCTGGTATGTCATTTGAGGTTGTTGATGTAGTTGGAGGTATCTGAAGGCCTCGCTCTTGTCTAGTTTGTATGTAATTTGTGGTACAGTGAAATCTTCCCTTGGTCCAGAATTCTCCAGTAAGTTATCCCTTTCTCAGACCAGCTGTTAAAGCAAGAGTCTaggttggccatcagagggtagctgtttggctgtctaggttggccatcagaggatagctgtttggctgtctaggttggccatcagagggtagctgtttggctgtctaggttggccatcagagggtagctgtttggctgtctaggctggccatcagagggtagctgtttggctgtctaggttggccatcagaggatagctgtttggctgtctaggttggccatcagagggtagctgtttggctgtctaggttggccatcagagggtagctgtttggctgtctaggctggccatcagagggtagctgtttggctgtctaggttggccatcagagggtagctgtttggctgtctaggttggccatcagaggatagctgtttggctgtctaggttggccatcagagggtagctgtttggctgtctaggttggccatcagagggtagctgtttggctgtctaggttggccatcagagggtagctgtttggctgtctaggttggccatcagagggtagctgtttggctgtctaggttggccatcagagggtagctgtttggctgtctaggttggccatcagaggatagctgtttggctgtctaggttggccatcagagggtagctgtttggctgtctaggttggccatcagagggtagctgtttggctgtctaggttggccatcagagggtagctgtttggctgtctaggttggccatcagaggatagctgtttggctgtctaggttggccatcagagggtagctgtttggctgtctaggttggccatcagaggatagctgtttggctgtctaggttggccatcagagggtagctgtttggctgtctaggttggccatcagaggatagctgtttggctgtctaggttggccatcagagggtagctgtttggctgtctaggctggccatcagagggtagctgtttggctgtctaggctggccatcagagggtagctgtttggctgtctaggttggccatcagagggtagctgtttggctgtctaggttggccatcagagggtagctgtttggctgtctaggctggccatcagagggtagctgtttggctgtctaggctggccatcagagggtagctgtttggctgtctaggctggccatcagagggtagctgtttggctgtctaggttggccatcagagggtagctgtttggctgtctaggctggccatcagagggtagctgtttggctgtctaggttggccatcagagggtagctgtttggctgtctgggttggccatcagagggtagctgtttggctgtctaggttggccatcagagggtagctgtttggctgtctaggctggccatcagagggtagctgtttggctgtgtaggttggccatcagagggtaggtgtttggctgtctaggctggccatcagagggtagctgtttggctgtctaggttggccatcagagggtagctgtttggctgtctaggctggccatcagagggtagctgtttggctgtctaggttggccatcagagggtagctgtttggctgtctaggttggccatcagagggtagctgtttggctgtctaggctggccatcagagggtagctgtttaGCTGTCTAGGctggccatcagagggtagctgtttggctgtctaggttggccatcagagggtagctgtttaGCTGTCTAGGctggccatcagagggtagctgtttggctgtctaggttggccatcagagggtagctgtttaGCTGTCTAGGctggccatcagagggtagctgtttggctgtctaggctggccatcagagggtagctgtttagctgtctaggttggccatcagagggtagctgtttggctgtctgggttggccatcagagggtagctgtttggctgtctaggttggccatcagagggtagctgtttggctgtctaggttggccatcagagggtagctgtttggctgtctgggttggccatcagagggtagctgtttggctgtctaggttggccatcagagggtagctgtttggctgtctaggttggccatcagagggtagctgtttggctgtctaggttggccatcagagggtagctgtttggctgtctaggttggccatcagaggatagctgtttggctgtctaggctggccatcagagggtagctgtttggctgtctaggctggccatcagagggtagctgtttggctgtctaggctggccatcagagggtagctgtttggctgtctaggctggccatcagagggtagctgtttggctgtctaggctggccatcagagggtagctgtttggctgtctaggttggccatcagagggtagctgtttggctgtctgggttggccatcagagggtagctgtttggctgtctaggctggccatcagagggtagctgtttggctgtctaggttggccatcagagggtagctgtttggctgtctaggctggccatcagagggtagctgtttggctgtctgGGTTGTTTTGATTTTTGCTTTTGTTCCCCATGTTGTGTTTGTAATCCAGGGGTTTCCCACTTCTATGAGTGATTTGGAGTCTTCTTTATGAGCTATTGCTGTTTGGATCGGGATATTAAGAATTGTTCATTCAATTTCTTTCCAGTTTGAGTTATATTCCGGGTTACACCCACAGATCAGTGTCTGTAGGTTTGATGAGCAGTAGTAGTgttagttcctctgtggagatgggagaaccttccagaaggacaaccgtctctgcagcactacaccaatcaggcctttatggtagagtggccagacggaaacccctcctcagtaaaagggcacgacagcccgcttggactttgccaaaaggcacgtaaaggactctcagaccatgagaaacaagattctctggtctgatgaaaccaagattgaactcttacagggtcctgaaaaagggacattcctttttttgctgagtttagatacCGTCTTTTATTGAGGGATCTAGTCTAGATTAAACCTCATAGGAAGACAGTCTCATGGCACTTATCGCAAGAGTTGGGGTGTTAACGCTTGTGTCCTGGCTACAtttccattcatcccctctcctccccctgtaactattccccaggttgttgctgtaaatgagaatatgttctcagtcaacttacctggtaaatttttttatttttattttttttattttttatttcacctttatttaaccaggtaagccagttgagaacaggttctcatttacaactgcgacctggccaagataaagcaaagtagtgcaataaaaaaacaacacagagttacatatggggtaaaaaacataaagtcagaaatacaacagaaaatatatatacagtgtgtgcaaatgaagcaagttatggaggtaaggcaataaataggctatagtgcagaataattacaatagtattaacactggaatgctagatgtgcaagagatgatgtgcaaatagagatactggggtgcaaaagagcaaaataaataacaatatagggatgaggtagttgggtgggctaatttcagatgggctgtgtacaggtgcagtgatcggtaaggtgctctgacaactgatgcttaaagttattgagggagataagagtctccagcttcagagatttttgcagttcgttccagtcattggcagcagagaactggaaggaatggcggccaaaggaggtgttggctttgggaatgaccagcgagatatacctgctggagcgcagactacgggtgggtgctgctatggtgaccaatgagctaagataaggcggggatttgcctagcagtgatttatagatggcctggagccagtgggtttgacgacgaacatgtagtgaggaccagccaacaagagcgtacaggtcacagtggtgggtagtgtatggggctttggagacaaaacggatggcactgtgatagactacatccaatttgctgagtagagtgttggaggctattttgtaaatgacatcgccgaagtcaaggatcggtaggatagtcagttttacgagggcatgtttggcagcatgagtgaaggaggctttgttgcgaaataggaagccgattctagatttaactttggattggagattctttatgtgagtctggacgttgagtttacagtctaaccagacacctaggtatttgtagttgtccacatactctaggtcagacccgtcgagagtagtgattctagtcgggtgggcgggtgccagcagcgttcgattgaagagcatgcatttagttttactagtgtttaagagcagttggaggctactgaaggagtgttgtatggcattgaagctcgtttggaggtttgttaacacagtgtccaatgaagggccagatgtatacaaaatggtgtcgtctgcgtagaggtggatctgagagtcaccagcagcaagagcgacatcattgatatacacggagaaaagtgtcggcccaagaattgaaccctgtggcacccccatagagactgccataggtccagacaaaataagggtaaaataactACAGTTTTTTCATTCCGGTCTCTCTGTTTAACCAATACTCTTTTTGTTTGTCTTTGACAGGAGACATACCAGACTCCCACTCTGACAGTGGGAAGAGTCCTTCAGAGGATCCAGACCAAGAGACGTCCAAACCAGGAAGACAACACCACTACtgccactgtggaaagagtttttggTGGTTAGGGCACTTTAGAGACCATAAGAGAATACACataggggagaagccttaccaatgctcccagtgtgaaaAAAGTTTTGGCCACTTATGGAGCCTGAAATTgcataagagaatacacacaggagagaagcctttccactgctccctgtgtggaaaCGGTTTTACCCACTTAAGGGCCCTGAAAAGACATGaaaggatacacacaggagataagcctcatcactgctcccagtgtggaaagagttttaccctgttagggagcctgaaacgacatgagagaatacactctggagagaagcctcACCACTGTTCTCAGTGTGTAAAGAGTTTCAGCTGGTTAACCAGCTTGAAAATACATGAGAAAACTcatacaggggagaagcctttccactgctcccagtgtggaaagagattttccCAGTTAGGGGACCTAAAAGGACATAAgagaacgcacactggagagaagccttaccactgctcccagtgtgggaagagattcacccGGTCAGGAAACCTGAAAAATCATGAGCTAACACACTCTGTATATAAGCCttatcactgctcccagtgtgtaAATAATTTTTTTTCATCAAATGCCCTGAAACAACATGAGTTAACGCACTCTGAAGAGAAACCTTTCCACTGTTCCAAGTGTGGAAAGCAGTTTTTCTTATCAGGGCACCTGAAAAGACATGAGCTAACACACTCTGTGGAGAAGCCTTTCCACTGTTCTTATTGTGAAAAAAGTTTTAAGAGTTTATGGAACATGAAAGTGCATCAGAAAAGACACACTACGGAGAAGCCTTCCACTGCTCCCCCTGTGGAATGAAATGTACATGGTTTCATCAACTGAAAGAGCATGTAGGAATCGTTATCAGTGgtcccagtgtggaaagggatATAGTACAACACATGGGGTTAGAGACATTTGTGAAAGAAAATCTATTGAAGATAGTTTGGTTTATTTATTGTGTATAAACATTTTATGAAAACTATTTATGCGGAAAATCCTTTTACTCTCCTCCTAGAATTGTATTTAAAGGTTTGCAACTAAGATGGCGTGAGTGAACAGGTGTATGTAGTCTGCTGTCAGGTAGATGCCGAATTAAGGTCGTTTTCAACTGTTCTTTTCTATTATTTATACCGTTACATTTAATCATTTTGGTGCCTTTTACCTTTTACTATCCACATCAATTGGAACCTGTCTGTGTAAACTGGAAAACGAAATGTCCCTCATCACTCATCAACAAGGAACTGTGTGACAAACCTGTACATTCTTTTTGTGAGCAGCCGACAATAAATATGATTTTGTTGAGGACAATGTTGGGGTCATTCTCTCTATAAaccaggataagagcgtctgctaaatgacgtaaatgtaaatgacacaTGGCAGACTGGGTACACATGGACTTAATGTTCATGAAGTTCAAGAACACACACAGTGCTCCCATTGGCTGATATTTCGACTGAGAATGTGTTCTTT encodes:
- the LOC121534247 gene encoding zinc finger protein 239 encodes the protein MNKRRRQSMNGLREEEAVTVKEEENEEAFRLEKEEDEAITLKEEEEDVIVKEEEEPFGVKEEEATEDLIDTRDIPDSHSDSGKSPSEDPDQETSKPGRQHHYCHCGKSFWWLGHFRDHKRIHIGEKPYQCSQCEKSFGHLWSLKLHKRIHTGEKPFHCSLCGNGFTHLRALKRHERIHTGDKPHHCSQCGKSFTLLGSLKRHERIHSGEKPHHCSQCVKSFSWLTSLKIHEKTHTGEKPFHCSQCGKRFSQLGDLKGHKRTHTGEKPYHCSQCGKRFTRSGNLKNHELTHSVYKPYHCSQCVNNFFSSNALKQHELTHSEEKPFHCSKCGKQFFLSGHLKRHELTHSVEKPFHCSYCEKSFKSLWNMKVHQKRHTTEKPSTAPPVE